In Spirochaeta lutea, one genomic interval encodes:
- a CDS encoding IS256 family transposase, protein MAYQSEYTLLEQVIQMLATKEDSKFSKVIEKVVNEAMKLERAKTLQAEPYERTEDRMGYANGFKNKTLALATGKVLLKIPQVRGLEFYPSCIEKGIRSERALKLAIAEMYVKGVSTRRVSDIVEILCGTEVSSSQVSRLAKELDEEATSWRSSPVGQIQYLVLDATYESVRVGSKVVKQSLLMAIGVDYEGKRQILGTEVANSEAEVNWRSFLEGLVRRGLHGLTMITSDDHAGLRAAIDAVFPGILWQRCQFHLQQNARGYVTRKDDVPAVAAEIRKVFNAPDEQNAERYLQSLVEKYEKTQPRLAQWADENLREGLSVFHIPENHRRKLRTSNLAERQMKEIKRRTKVVGVFPNADSLLRLAAAMLIEQNDQWQNEKRYLPESNDRPAFKEIYRKKVA, encoded by the coding sequence ACTTTTAGAGCAAGTGATCCAAATGTTAGCCACCAAGGAAGACAGTAAATTTTCTAAGGTGATAGAAAAGGTAGTGAACGAAGCAATGAAACTTGAGCGAGCCAAAACCCTTCAGGCCGAACCCTATGAGCGGACCGAAGATCGAATGGGCTACGCCAACGGGTTTAAGAACAAAACCTTGGCTTTGGCTACCGGGAAGGTATTACTCAAGATACCTCAAGTCCGCGGACTGGAATTCTATCCCAGCTGTATCGAAAAGGGTATTCGGAGTGAACGAGCCTTAAAACTTGCGATAGCCGAGATGTACGTAAAAGGGGTCAGTACTAGACGGGTTTCAGATATCGTAGAAATCCTATGCGGCACCGAGGTGAGCTCCTCACAGGTAAGTCGATTGGCGAAGGAGCTGGATGAAGAGGCAACATCCTGGCGATCCTCGCCGGTAGGACAAATACAGTATCTCGTGCTCGACGCTACATATGAATCAGTGCGTGTAGGCTCGAAAGTGGTCAAACAGTCCCTACTGATGGCCATAGGCGTCGATTATGAAGGCAAACGTCAGATTTTGGGCACAGAAGTAGCCAATAGCGAAGCGGAGGTAAATTGGCGATCGTTTCTAGAAGGCCTGGTTCGTAGAGGGCTCCATGGTCTGACCATGATTACCAGTGATGACCATGCGGGTCTTCGAGCAGCTATCGATGCTGTGTTTCCTGGAATCTTGTGGCAACGGTGTCAATTTCACTTGCAGCAAAATGCTCGTGGTTACGTGACAAGGAAAGACGATGTCCCGGCGGTAGCGGCGGAAATCCGCAAGGTTTTCAATGCCCCAGATGAACAGAACGCCGAAAGGTACTTGCAGAGCCTGGTAGAAAAGTATGAGAAGACCCAGCCCCGTCTTGCCCAGTGGGCTGATGAAAATCTCCGGGAGGGATTAAGCGTATTTCATATCCCGGAAAACCACAGGAGGAAGTTACGAACCTCAAATTTGGCTGAACGTCAAATGAAAGAAATAAAAAGGCGAACAAAGGTCGTAGGCGTATTCCCTAATGCCGATAGTTTGCTTCGCCTTGCGGCGGCCATGCTGATCGAACAGAACGATCAATGGCAGAATGAAAAACGGTACTTACCCGAGTCTAATGATCGCCCTGCTTTTAAAGAAATTTACAGAAAAAAGGTTGCTTAA